ACCGTCCCGAAAAGCCCAAGAAAAGGGGCGGTATTCCCCATGGTTGCCAGAAGATGAAGATAGCCTTCCTGATAACTCATCTCGTCTTGTATGGCACTTTGAAGAGTCCGTTCAATGACCGATAGCTTTGGAGGTCGATTTCCATTCTCAGAAAAAGGTTGGCCACTTTTCACCGCAGAAAGATAATGCTTCATCTTCCCAAAGGCCTCTTCAAGAACAGCACCGAAAGACCCTCTTTCCTGTCCCGAACACCCTCTCTCTATGTCCAGTAAATCCTCGGCCTTCGCATAAAGTTCCAGTACCCGGCGATTGTCAGCTTCGGCCTTTCTCAGGCCAATCCACTTGAATAAAATGATCGCCCATGAGGCGATTGATGCAAGAAGAAGTGTCCCCAAAACCAGCCTTGCGACAATACCGGCTTCAAGAAACAAACTCACAAAAGAAAAACCCGTGTCCAACAGAACCTCTCCTTCGAAAACACTGCTTTCGGTCAGAAGTGAAGAATCACCCCTTGTTAATTTGGCGGGGCCGACGAGGATCGAACTCGCGACCTCCGGCGTGACAGGCCGGCGTTCTAACCAGCTGAACTACGGCCCCGCTCCAGACATTAATATCTGCCCCTGCTCAGCCTTGGTAGGCGGAACAGGGATCGAACCTGTGACCTTCGGCTTGTAAGGCCGACGCTCTCCCAACTGAGCTATCCGCCCACGAAACGCTTGTAAAGAAGTTGATCGTCATGTAGAATACCTCTATATTCGATATTTGTCAAAGAAAATAGGTATTTATTCTTGTTGAACCGGCTCCATCTTGCCACTCTAATCTTGATTATTTACCTGGCTGGCTGCGCCACAGTTGCCCCCCCTACTCCTCCTCCAGTGCCCACGCCCCGGCCCCGTTTTATTAATTTTGAAACAGGCGGCAGGGTGAAGAGTATGGCCTTTGATGGGAACCATCTCTGGCTGGGTCTCCCCTCCGGGATTATACGGTACGATACTCGAACACCGGACCAGTACGAAATCTTCACCATTCGTTCCACAGACGGGCTTCTTGCCAGGGGCATCTTTAAAGTGGCGATTGATCCTCAAGGGGTGAAATGGATCGGCACGTACGGCGGCGGACTCTCCCGATATGATGGCAGAGAATGGCTCACATACACCCCCTACGGAGGAGGTAAAATAAGCTATGACCATCGATGGACAACCTATCCAAGAGGAAAAGGCCTGGGCGATCTCTGGGTCTACGACATCCTTTTTGAGTCGGACGGCGCAATGTGGATTGCCACCTGGAAGGGGGCCAGCTATTTCAACGGGAAATCCTTCAAAACATACACGCAAAAAGACGGTCTGCTTGACAAGTGGGTTTATGCAATCGCTAAAGACCAGGACGGCATTCTCTGGTTCGGGACGGAAGGGGGGGTCAACCGCTTCGACGGACAAAACTGGACCGGATATACCCACCTGGACGGCCTCGGTGGGGACATCGGATCTCCTCAAACACTGGGCGATTCCTATGACGACAACGAACCGCGGCATCACGGAGGAGAACATAAGAATAACCGTCAGGCCAATCCAAACTATGTCCTCGATATCGTCGTGGACCACCAAAATGTGAAATGGATCGGGACCTGGGGTGCCGGGCTTTCCAGATTCGACGGGAAGCACTGGACCACCTTTACCGCGGGTCATGGGACCATCGGTGGAAATTTTGTTCATGCCCTCGAGGTGGACCGGGAAGGAACCCTATGGGCCGCGACCGACAAAGGCGTGAGCCGTTTTGATGGAAAGACCTGGCTTACCTATACCACGGCAGACGGCCTGCTCGATAATAACGTCTTCTCAATCGCGTTTGACCGGGAGGGAAACAAGTGGTTTGGGACGTGGACAGGCCTGAGCAAGATGATCGACTGACTATCTATATTCGTAACGCTTATTCTAGATTTTTCTGCCCAGCACTATCCCGATGCGTATCGCAATCATGCCAGCAGCCAAACTCAGGAACATGTTGAGGAGGGCCAACCAGAAGCTCCCCTCCTCCAGGAGTTTATTTGTTTCGTACTCAAAGGTCGAGAAGGTTGTATAGGCCCCCAGAAACCCAACTGCGATCAACAGCCTCCAATGGGGATGAACAATAAAACGCTCTGTGATCAAGGTCACAAACAGCGCCAGGACAAAGCATCCGCTAACGTTCACGGCAAATGTCCCGTAAGGAAAAGCAGCATTCTCCTTCCCGGAGAACCAGACTCCGATTGAATACCGGGCGATGGCACCGAAAAAACCGCCGATTCCGACCATTAGGATCTTGATCAGTTTTATTCTCCTTCCCTAATTCCGCGATTGCGGAATTAGAAACCGCCGACGGCTGGCGCGAGACCCATTCGCCTGATGTTATCGGTCATTTTGCTCCTTCACCGTACGGGTGAGTACGCCTCGCTCTCAAAATGGCCTCTGGCCTTGCCTTTCAGGCGACTTATGCGATTTATCCCATGATCCAATCGAGGATCTTGGGTCCTTGCTTACCTGAACACATACAAAATGAAAATGGCAGCGCCGATCCGATACCATCCAAAAGGCTTTAATGTCGTCCTCCCCAGGAGGCGGATAAAAAACCGAAGGGCAAGAAGCGCCGAGATAAAAGAAACCAGGAATCCGACAAAGAAAATGGGGATATCGGAGAGCTCCAAAAAGGAACGACTCTTGTAAAGATCGAAAATCGTCGCGGCACACATCACCGGGACGGCCGCCAGGAAGGAATATTCCGCCGCCGTTTTTCGTTCAATACCAATCATCATGCCTCCAACAATGGTCGAGGCGGATCGGGAAACACCGGGCCACATCGCCAGGCACTGAAAAAACCCGATGGAGAGGGCATCTTTCCACCTCAGGGCATCGACTCCAAACCGCTTTACCTCCGGGAGCCTGGCTTCAGCAAGAAGGATGACCACCCCCCCGACACCCAAACCGATGGCCACCGTGATAGGGCTGAAAAGATGCTCCTTGATCAACGGGTGGAGCAGTGCACCAAAGAAGAGCGCGGGAGAGGTTGTCAGGGCCAGAAGAATCAGCCCATTCAGTCCAGAGAAACCGTTCTCCTTTTTAAATGAAAGAAGGCTGAAGAAACGATCGCTGTAAAGAAATACAACCGCGAGGATGGCACCCAGTTGGATAAACACGTCGAAGGTCGCCGCCTTAGGTCCATCAAAACCGAGGAGATGACCCGCCACGATGAGGTGTCCCGTTGATGAAACCGGCATAAACTCCGTAAGCCCTTCCACCACACCGAGGAGGACGGCCTGAAAAAATTCGTTCATAAAAACCATCTCTCTAGACGGCCAGGGGGCAAACCATCCCCTTGCCTCTCCAGTCAAGGTTACTTGGAAAACGTGGAGATCGTAACAAATGGCCTCGATACATTCAAGGAGAAACAGAAGAACAACGAAACCCATGCTGCCTGAGGAATCTCTGATTAAGTCTGGGGTAAGTTTTTCAGGAGATAAAATGTTTCAATTCAAGGCGCAAGTCGCAGAGGATGGTTCTCGCGAAGCCATAGCCCGCTATTTGGAAGAACCACGCCTCGGAGGCGAGGATTCTTCGACCCGAAACGAAAAAGATCTTTATCGATATTCGCTCGCTAATTCCGCACGCTTGCTATGCGTGTTCAAGATTTGCAACGCAGAAGTGGAACATTTTTGCCCTGAAAAAACAATTCATGACTTATTCAGAGGTTCCCTTCTTCTGTCCGTCTCACCTTGACAGGGGGAAGACGCTTGGTGTATCTCAACAGACATGAGGAATAAACTGATACATCTCATGAAAATGGAGCCCGGCCCCGGGTCTGACCCGCTCTTCAACGAGCTGGCCCTTCTTCTCTACAGACATCAGTACCGCCACAATTCCCCGTATCGCCAATTCTCTGATTCACTACATCAAAGCCCTGAAACCGTCAAGACGTGGGAGGCTATTCCGGCCATTCCCGTAATAG
This Candidatus Manganitrophaceae bacterium DNA region includes the following protein-coding sequences:
- a CDS encoding Tol-Pal system subunit TolQ encodes the protein MDTGFSFVSLFLEAGIVARLVLGTLLLASIASWAIILFKWIGLRKAEADNRRVLELYAKAEDLLDIERGCSGQERGSFGAVLEEAFGKMKHYLSAVKSGQPFSENGNRPPKLSVIERTLQSAIQDEMSYQEGYLHLLATMGNTAPFLGLFGTVWGIMGAFQEIGRQGSANIAVVAPGVAEALINTAAGLFVAIPAVVAYNIFVVKLRKMQTQLEIYASDFLSRVEEAVETPVEHKVVS
- the crcB gene encoding fluoride efflux transporter CrcB; translated protein: MIKILMVGIGGFFGAIARYSIGVWFSGKENAAFPYGTFAVNVSGCFVLALFVTLITERFIVHPHWRLLIAVGFLGAYTTFSTFEYETNKLLEEGSFWLALLNMFLSLAAGMIAIRIGIVLGRKI
- a CDS encoding undecaprenyl-diphosphate phosphatase, which translates into the protein MNEFFQAVLLGVVEGLTEFMPVSSTGHLIVAGHLLGFDGPKAATFDVFIQLGAILAVVFLYSDRFFSLLSFKKENGFSGLNGLILLALTTSPALFFGALLHPLIKEHLFSPITVAIGLGVGGVVILLAEARLPEVKRFGVDALRWKDALSIGFFQCLAMWPGVSRSASTIVGGMMIGIERKTAAEYSFLAAVPVMCAATIFDLYKSRSFLELSDIPIFFVGFLVSFISALLALRFFIRLLGRTTLKPFGWYRIGAAIFILYVFR